One Oscillospiraceae bacterium genomic region harbors:
- a CDS encoding HAD family hydrolase, whose amino-acid sequence MKHYKAIFFDWDGTAVLSRKAPVEDAVNAMRPLLDKGVKLCIVSGTTYENIAGGKLHSYFTPKQLENLYLGLGRGAFDYGYDATGQPTILVDRVPDAKGILAVHDACYRIHRELLEKYGMNTDIVFSRPNYCKIDLMPANNRGENLFLQEGEAARLQHILQQHGIDSIETVIAMAESFGTPEMPLCATTDAKYLEVGPTGKRDNVDALFSHFGFAAEDCCFWGDEFIGVTDSIFGSDAGMLTEKTKSGDFYDVSDLEGVRPEQVKHLGGGIQTFLEFLQAQ is encoded by the coding sequence ATGAAGCACTATAAAGCAATCTTTTTTGATTGGGACGGCACAGCGGTTCTCTCCCGCAAAGCGCCTGTAGAGGATGCCGTCAACGCCATGCGCCCCCTGCTGGATAAAGGGGTAAAGCTCTGCATCGTCAGCGGTACGACCTACGAGAACATTGCAGGCGGCAAGCTGCACAGCTACTTTACGCCGAAGCAGCTGGAAAACCTGTACCTTGGTCTGGGGCGCGGCGCGTTCGACTATGGGTATGATGCTACAGGGCAGCCGACTATCCTTGTTGACCGTGTGCCGGATGCCAAGGGCATCCTTGCCGTACACGATGCCTGCTACCGCATCCACCGCGAGCTGTTGGAAAAATACGGCATGAACACCGATATTGTTTTCAGCCGCCCGAATTACTGCAAGATCGACCTGATGCCCGCCAATAACCGCGGCGAGAATCTGTTTTTGCAGGAGGGCGAGGCTGCCCGCCTGCAGCACATTTTGCAGCAGCACGGCATTGACAGCATCGAAACGGTCATTGCGATGGCAGAATCCTTCGGTACGCCGGAAATGCCGCTGTGCGCCACGACCGATGCAAAATATCTGGAAGTCGGCCCCACCGGCAAGCGCGACAACGTAGACGCGCTGTTTTCGCACTTCGGCTTTGCTGCCGAGGATTGCTGCTTCTGGGGGGATGAATTCATCGGCGTTACGGATTCCATCTTCGGCAGTGATGCCGGTATGCTAACCGAAAAGACCAAGAGCGGTGATTTTTACGATGTCTCTGACCTGGAGGGCGTAAGACCCGAACAGGTAAAGCATCTGGGCGGTGGGATCCAGACTTTCCTGGAGTTCTTGCAGGCGCAGTAA
- a CDS encoding MATE family efflux transporter, giving the protein MREKTISRSVENDEVNPLRVEKESKLIVDFAVPCIISMLVTSLYNIVDQIFIGQGVGMLGNAATNIAFPLSIACTAISLLLGIGAASNFSLHLGAGEEKKAVEYAGTGLCLMAICGIALFLVTTLFLTPMLKFFGATPDVLPYAEEYTRITAIGFPFLIANTGISKLILADGSPRYSMTSMLAGAIVNTILDPLFIFGMNMGMRGAALATIIGQIVSFCISLRYLFHFKTVKLHKDCLRLSWDRTCKICSYGASAGFNQVAMAVVQIVMNNTLAHYGALSVYGSDIPLACAGIISKVNMIFMSFVIGISQGIQPIIGYNYGAKLYHRVKHTYLLALGTATVLSMIAFLCFQLFPRQIISVFGSGSEMYFQFSERYFRIYMFLTLINGIQPVTANFFSSIGKAQLGVFMSLTRQILFLLPLIVIFPLIFGIDGVMYAGPIADAATAIVCGFFTLRELRELTQLQKQQTAAA; this is encoded by the coding sequence ATGAGAGAAAAAACCATCTCCCGCTCGGTGGAAAACGACGAAGTAAATCCGCTGCGGGTGGAGAAAGAGAGCAAGCTGATCGTTGACTTTGCGGTGCCCTGCATCATCTCGATGCTGGTGACCTCGCTGTATAACATTGTCGACCAGATCTTCATTGGCCAGGGCGTGGGCATGCTGGGCAATGCGGCTACCAACATTGCGTTCCCGCTTTCCATTGCCTGTACGGCCATTTCCTTACTGCTGGGCATCGGTGCGGCGTCCAACTTCTCGCTGCATCTGGGTGCAGGGGAGGAAAAGAAGGCCGTTGAGTATGCCGGCACCGGTTTATGCCTGATGGCAATTTGCGGCATCGCGCTGTTTCTGGTCACGACCCTGTTTTTAACGCCGATGCTCAAATTCTTCGGCGCAACCCCGGACGTGTTGCCCTATGCCGAGGAATACACCCGCATCACGGCTATCGGGTTCCCGTTCCTCATCGCCAACACCGGCATCAGTAAGCTGATTCTGGCGGACGGAAGCCCCCGCTACTCGATGACCTCGATGCTGGCGGGTGCCATCGTCAACACTATTCTCGATCCGCTCTTCATCTTCGGCATGAACATGGGCATGCGGGGCGCGGCGCTGGCGACGATCATTGGCCAGATCGTCTCGTTCTGCATCAGTCTGCGGTATCTGTTCCACTTTAAAACCGTGAAGCTGCACAAGGATTGCCTGCGCCTTTCCTGGGACCGCACCTGCAAAATTTGCAGCTACGGTGCCAGCGCCGGTTTCAACCAGGTGGCCATGGCCGTGGTGCAGATCGTCATGAACAACACGCTGGCCCACTACGGGGCACTCTCAGTCTACGGCAGCGACATCCCGCTGGCCTGTGCGGGCATCATCTCCAAGGTGAACATGATCTTCATGTCCTTTGTCATCGGCATTTCGCAGGGCATCCAGCCCATCATCGGCTACAATTACGGCGCTAAGCTGTACCACCGCGTTAAGCACACCTATCTGCTGGCGCTGGGTACGGCCACAGTGCTGTCGATGATCGCGTTTCTCTGCTTCCAGCTGTTCCCGCGGCAGATCATCAGCGTGTTCGGATCGGGCAGCGAGATGTATTTCCAGTTCTCGGAGCGCTACTTCCGCATCTATATGTTCCTCACGCTTATCAATGGCATCCAGCCTGTCACGGCCAATTTCTTCAGCTCTATCGGTAAGGCGCAGCTGGGCGTGTTTATGTCGCTGACGCGGCAGATTTTGTTCCTGCTGCCGCTGATCGTCATCTTCCCGCTCATCTTCGGCATCGATGGCGTTATGTACGCCGGTCCCATCGCCGATGCCGCCACTGCCATTGTCTGCGGCTTCTTCACCCTCCGCGAACTCCGCGAGCTGACCCAGCTGCAAAAGCAGCAGACAGCCGCCGCATAA
- a CDS encoding LacI family transcriptional regulator, with amino-acid sequence MTIYDIAKMAGVSASSVSRVVNGKPGVNRATREKIQALLKEHNYVPDTNARNLVTQSNRTIGILTDDIDTLHQVEGCHRVEYELMRNGYYCFVKYIGNGPDAIETAMLDLARHRVEGAVCLGSAFRDARKVTRAVEHHLPNTPVVMVHNTLTFPRPNIYSVGADEVAGIQSCVDYLTSRGRRQMLLVINENRVSGALIRSAFESAVKRYPHVHSTVYTGVPVSVDGGESFALRMLREQPDTDGIICANDLIAIGVLNILKEQGIQVPQQISLMGENNSSFCETCRPRLTSLDTMVSMSSIMAARTLLDVLEGREPSHHVTLQMTIVERGTT; translated from the coding sequence ATGACGATTTACGATATAGCCAAAATGGCAGGTGTTTCGGCCAGTTCGGTTTCCCGTGTGGTAAACGGGAAACCGGGGGTCAACCGCGCGACACGGGAAAAAATTCAGGCACTGCTCAAAGAGCATAACTACGTGCCGGATACCAACGCCCGCAACCTGGTAACCCAATCCAACCGCACCATTGGTATTCTGACCGATGACATTGATACCTTGCACCAGGTGGAGGGCTGCCATCGCGTAGAATATGAGTTGATGCGCAATGGCTATTACTGCTTCGTCAAATACATCGGCAACGGACCGGATGCCATAGAAACCGCAATGCTGGATCTGGCACGGCATCGTGTCGAGGGTGCCGTCTGCCTGGGCAGCGCGTTCCGCGATGCCCGCAAGGTCACCCGCGCGGTGGAACACCACCTGCCCAACACGCCGGTGGTTATGGTGCATAATACGCTGACCTTTCCGCGACCAAACATCTACTCTGTTGGTGCCGACGAAGTGGCAGGTATCCAGAGCTGTGTGGATTATCTGACTAGCCGCGGCCGCCGCCAAATGCTGCTGGTCATCAACGAAAATCGTGTCAGCGGTGCGTTGATCCGCAGTGCCTTTGAATCTGCGGTTAAGCGGTATCCCCATGTGCATAGCACGGTTTATACAGGCGTGCCGGTTTCGGTCGATGGCGGCGAAAGCTTTGCCCTGCGTATGCTGCGGGAACAGCCTGATACCGACGGCATCATCTGCGCCAACGACCTGATCGCTATTGGTGTACTGAACATTCTGAAAGAGCAGGGCATCCAGGTGCCGCAGCAGATTTCGCTGATGGGCGAGAACAACTCCTCGTTCTGTGAGACCTGCCGCCCGCGGCTGACCTCGCTGGATACGATGGTTTCGATGTCCAGCATCATGGCGGCCCGCACCTTGCTGGATGTGTTGGAGGGCCGCGAACCCAGCCATCATGTCACTCTACAGATGACCATTGTTGAGCGCGGAACCACCTGA
- a CDS encoding isocitrate lyase/PEP mutase family protein yields the protein MSAEHSIRGLLEKGEFVWAPCVYDCLSARCAELVGHNAVLVSSCELEYAMNGIPAGMYNWEEYIYAAERICNSTKLPVIIDGENGGGTPMQVYRNVKRLAEVGAMAISIEDTNSGAFATGYTYASGYGYMDAERWAANVQAAVEATKGTDCMIIARTDCKGGGAPQTGAIAKFGGMGLEEAIRRAEMGYQAGAEITMIQNICHADCEDECREISRRLSKPGRYLFYPDVHATDGKPDATLEQMQEWGFHLVSNHVAMKGAARGMLEFFRENFKNKNTVYSENHEIDPSGEFDIGHEFHLFKFEDYIALDKKYRAYEEELRAKNSK from the coding sequence ATGTCTGCAGAACATTCTATCCGTGGACTTCTCGAAAAAGGCGAATTCGTTTGGGCACCCTGTGTCTATGACTGCCTGTCTGCCCGCTGCGCCGAGTTGGTCGGCCACAATGCCGTGCTGGTCAGCAGCTGCGAGCTGGAGTATGCCATGAACGGCATCCCCGCTGGTATGTATAACTGGGAGGAGTACATCTACGCCGCTGAGCGTATCTGCAACTCCACCAAGCTGCCCGTCATCATCGATGGCGAGAACGGCGGCGGCACCCCGATGCAGGTCTACCGCAACGTCAAGCGGCTGGCCGAGGTCGGTGCGATGGCTATCTCCATCGAGGATACCAACAGCGGTGCTTTCGCCACCGGCTACACCTACGCCAGCGGCTACGGCTATATGGATGCCGAGCGCTGGGCTGCCAACGTCCAAGCTGCCGTTGAGGCCACCAAAGGCACCGACTGCATGATTATCGCCCGTACCGATTGCAAGGGGGGCGGCGCACCCCAGACCGGTGCTATTGCCAAGTTTGGCGGTATGGGCCTGGAAGAAGCCATCCGCCGTGCCGAGATGGGCTACCAGGCAGGCGCTGAGATCACCATGATCCAGAACATCTGCCATGCTGACTGCGAGGACGAGTGCCGCGAGATCAGCCGCCGCCTGTCCAAGCCGGGGCGCTACCTGTTCTATCCCGATGTCCACGCCACCGATGGCAAGCCCGATGCTACGCTGGAGCAGATGCAGGAATGGGGCTTCCACCTGGTCAGCAACCATGTCGCCATGAAGGGAGCTGCCCGCGGTATGCTGGAATTCTTCCGCGAGAACTTCAAGAACAAGAACACCGTTTATAGCGAGAACCACGAGATTGATCCCTCTGGCGAGTTCGACATCGGCCATGAGTTCCACCTCTTCAAGTTCGAGGATTACATTGCCTTGGACAAGAAGTACCGCGCTTATGAGGAAGAACTCCGCGCAAAGAACAGCAAATAA
- a CDS encoding MATE family efflux transporter: MSAPQVKEKQTWRDRWIEKDRAFYRQVFLVGLPVAFQQAINIGVNLMDTVMVGALGENALSASSLANQYYYLYYVLCLGISGGACVLSAQYWGAGNHKMVKQVWRLSMYISGGAALLFALATALFSAQIMGIYTNNAEMIALGSRYLQVTAWVFFFHGTSLIMVNLMRTAGVLYLGLAVSGLSFVSNIFFNYVFIFGKFGAPCLGIAGAAVGTLISRILEFAITFGYLFLGCRQIRFTPRNLVGRLDAAMLRAFMNTGMPPIISDGMFTVGDNILSVILGHMGVAVVSGQAITLATMRFCTAFILGLCNASSVMVGQAIGRGERAAVERQSRTFFLLSVAGGLLGGVIIAVVSPWIVGMYDLSPESRDATMQMLQAMSLLMVFQSVQSVMSKGVLRGGGDTRFLMFADLIFMWGLNIPIGYLAGLRWGWSPFWVFVCLKLDTICKSFLCLWRLVRGRWIKNVNETT, translated from the coding sequence GTGAGCGCCCCGCAAGTAAAAGAAAAACAGACCTGGCGGGACAGGTGGATCGAAAAAGATCGGGCCTTTTACCGCCAGGTCTTTTTGGTAGGGCTGCCGGTTGCGTTCCAGCAGGCCATCAACATCGGGGTCAACCTGATGGATACGGTGATGGTCGGTGCGCTGGGGGAAAATGCCCTTTCTGCATCCTCGCTGGCCAACCAATATTATTATCTGTACTATGTGCTTTGTCTGGGAATTTCCGGCGGAGCCTGTGTACTCAGCGCCCAGTACTGGGGTGCGGGCAACCACAAGATGGTCAAACAGGTGTGGCGGCTCTCAATGTATATCTCCGGCGGTGCGGCGCTGCTGTTTGCCCTGGCCACGGCGCTTTTTTCGGCGCAGATCATGGGGATCTACACGAATAATGCCGAGATGATCGCTTTAGGCAGCCGGTATTTGCAGGTCACCGCCTGGGTGTTTTTCTTCCATGGGACCAGCCTTATCATGGTAAACCTTATGCGCACCGCAGGGGTGTTGTACCTGGGACTGGCGGTTTCAGGGCTGTCCTTTGTCAGCAATATCTTTTTCAATTATGTGTTCATCTTCGGCAAATTCGGCGCACCCTGCTTAGGTATTGCCGGTGCGGCGGTGGGCACCCTCATCAGCCGCATATTGGAATTTGCGATCACCTTTGGCTATCTGTTCCTGGGCTGCCGTCAGATCCGTTTTACCCCGCGTAATCTGGTGGGGCGGCTGGATGCCGCCATGCTGCGCGCCTTTATGAATACGGGCATGCCGCCCATCATCAGTGACGGCATGTTCACAGTAGGCGACAACATTTTAAGTGTGATCCTGGGCCACATGGGGGTGGCGGTCGTCAGCGGCCAGGCCATCACCCTGGCAACGATGCGGTTCTGCACCGCATTCATTCTGGGGCTGTGCAACGCCTCCTCGGTCATGGTCGGCCAGGCCATCGGAAGGGGAGAACGCGCTGCCGTGGAGCGGCAGAGTCGGACCTTCTTCCTGCTGTCAGTAGCAGGCGGTCTGCTTGGCGGTGTCATCATCGCCGTAGTAAGCCCCTGGATCGTGGGCATGTACGACCTGTCGCCGGAATCCCGCGATGCTACGATGCAGATGCTGCAGGCCATGAGCCTGCTGATGGTGTTCCAATCAGTACAGTCCGTCATGAGCAAAGGCGTGTTGCGGGGCGGCGGGGATACCCGCTTCCTAATGTTTGCAGACCTGATCTTCATGTGGGGGTTAAACATCCCCATTGGTTATCTGGCAGGACTGCGTTGGGGCTGGTCCCCATTCTGGGTGTTTGTCTGCCTCAAGCTGGATACAATCTGTAAATCTTTTCTCTGCCTGTGGCGGCTGGTCCGGGGTAGATGGATCAAAAATGTCAACGAAACGACCTGA
- a CDS encoding ABC transporter ATP-binding protein, protein MILELKDVQAYYDKSHILNGVNLSVEEGTSVCLLGRNGVGKSTTMKTIMGMLNPKEHCKTEGSITFNGKELVGMQSHAIARLGIAYVPQGRHIFPTLTTEENLRVAARKGVDGSDKWNLESVYKFFPRLEERKDSKGDKLSGGEKQMLAVARGLMQNPKMMLLDEITEGLAPIIVDQLAVMVQNLLAEGVTILIAEQNVKFATKVSSDCYILERGAVVHHQATQDLSEETRKQYLGL, encoded by the coding sequence ATGATTCTTGAACTGAAAGATGTACAGGCTTATTATGACAAGAGCCATATCTTGAACGGCGTCAACCTTAGCGTTGAGGAAGGCACTTCTGTCTGCCTGCTGGGCCGCAACGGTGTCGGCAAATCCACCACGATGAAAACCATCATGGGCATGCTGAACCCGAAAGAACACTGTAAGACCGAAGGCTCCATCACCTTCAACGGCAAAGAATTGGTCGGCATGCAGAGCCACGCAATCGCCCGCCTGGGCATTGCCTACGTGCCCCAGGGCCGCCACATTTTCCCCACCCTGACCACCGAGGAAAACCTGCGTGTGGCAGCACGTAAGGGCGTGGACGGCAGCGATAAGTGGAACCTGGAATCTGTGTACAAATTCTTCCCCCGCCTGGAGGAACGCAAGGACTCCAAGGGTGATAAGCTTTCCGGCGGTGAGAAGCAGATGTTGGCGGTTGCCCGCGGCCTGATGCAGAACCCCAAGATGATGCTGCTGGACGAGATCACCGAAGGTCTGGCCCCCATCATCGTGGACCAGCTGGCCGTCATGGTACAGAACCTGCTGGCCGAGGGTGTTACCATCCTGATTGCCGAGCAGAACGTTAAGTTCGCTACCAAGGTCAGCAGCGATTGCTACATCCTGGAGCGTGGCGCCGTGGTCCACCACCAGGCTACGCAGGATCTGTCGGAAGAGACCCGCAAGCAGTATCTGGGCCTGTGA
- a CDS encoding ABC transporter ATP-binding protein translates to MSEPILKVEHLNRYFGALHATKDVSFEVPEGQVRAIIGPNGAGKSTLMDLITNRTTPSSGKVIFRGEDITGLAPNKIVHKGMTKCFQISKLFSNLTVYENVQIARIEMNKKTFSILPVRDAYLKKEVLTYLKLVGLEDKMNDVAAYLSYGDQRRLDIAIALAMDPKLLILDEPAAGVAREEAYTLMQLIRDLATKRNMTIIFIEHDMDIVFNYADEISVLRDGELIASGTPDEIKQNEYVQQAYLGGDMS, encoded by the coding sequence ATGAGTGAACCGATTTTGAAGGTTGAACACCTCAACCGCTATTTTGGCGCTCTGCATGCCACCAAGGATGTTTCCTTCGAGGTTCCCGAAGGTCAGGTCCGCGCCATCATCGGCCCCAATGGTGCCGGTAAGTCCACCCTGATGGACCTGATTACCAACCGTACCACCCCCAGCAGCGGCAAGGTTATCTTCCGCGGCGAGGATATTACCGGTCTGGCCCCCAACAAAATTGTGCATAAGGGCATGACCAAATGCTTCCAGATTTCCAAACTGTTCAGCAATTTGACTGTTTACGAGAACGTGCAGATTGCCCGCATTGAGATGAACAAAAAGACCTTTAGCATCCTGCCGGTGCGTGACGCTTACCTGAAGAAGGAAGTTCTCACCTACCTGAAGTTGGTTGGTCTGGAAGATAAGATGAACGATGTGGCCGCCTACCTTTCCTATGGTGACCAGCGCCGTCTGGACATCGCCATTGCACTGGCAATGGACCCGAAGCTGCTGATTCTGGACGAGCCTGCCGCCGGTGTGGCCCGCGAAGAAGCATACACCCTGATGCAGCTGATCCGTGACCTGGCTACCAAGCGCAACATGACGATCATCTTCATCGAGCATGATATGGACATCGTCTTTAACTATGCAGACGAGATCTCCGTCCTACGTGACGGTGAGCTGATCGCCAGCGGCACCCCGGACGAGATCAAACAGAACGAATACGTACAGCAGGCTTACCTGGGAGGTGACATGTCATGA
- a CDS encoding branched-chain amino acid ABC transporter permease: MLSSWKKIPQIKRHAIVGAIICLGMLIYSFFAVDSVLDFMSRTVIMMLFASALNIILGFGGLRPLGMATYFGMGSYAYVILVVRLGWAKPLAIIGAMALAMLISLGVNILCLRANDDLAFAFMSMGINTLLFTMVYKIPYVGSDTGLTGNVRLAFASSSRGNFYLSFGISVVCIVLIYLFYHSPFATVLKGSRDNLERLTFVGMNTQNVRLFACMVSSFFVAVAGILYAMRNMGAFPVMFSTNTSTEGLVMCLIGGMQAFFGPILGAVIVTFISTQVSILTNYYQFILGAIIVFCVLFLQNGLLRDDVTRNLDEPETNKKETAKK, encoded by the coding sequence ATGCTTAGTTCCTGGAAGAAGATTCCGCAGATCAAGCGGCACGCCATTGTGGGTGCCATCATCTGCCTGGGCATGCTGATCTACTCTTTCTTTGCCGTAGATTCCGTGCTTGACTTTATGAGCCGCACCGTTATCATGATGCTCTTTGCCTCCGCACTGAACATCATCCTCGGTTTCGGCGGTCTGCGTCCCCTTGGTATGGCTACCTACTTTGGCATGGGCTCCTATGCCTACGTTATCCTTGTCGTCCGCCTGGGCTGGGCGAAACCCCTTGCCATCATCGGCGCTATGGCGCTGGCAATGCTTATTTCCCTCGGTGTCAACATCCTTTGCCTGCGCGCAAACGATGACCTGGCCTTCGCCTTTATGAGCATGGGCATCAACACACTGCTGTTCACTATGGTGTACAAGATCCCCTACGTGGGCTCCGATACCGGCCTGACCGGCAACGTCCGACTGGCGTTCGCCAGCAGCTCCCGCGGCAACTTCTATCTCAGCTTCGGCATCAGCGTGGTCTGCATCGTGCTGATCTACCTGTTCTACCACAGCCCCTTTGCTACTGTCCTGAAAGGCAGCCGTGATAACCTGGAGCGTCTGACCTTCGTTGGCATGAACACCCAGAACGTCCGTTTGTTCGCCTGCATGGTCTCCAGCTTCTTCGTGGCCGTTGCCGGTATCCTGTATGCAATGCGCAACATGGGTGCTTTCCCGGTCATGTTCTCCACCAACACCTCCACCGAGGGCCTGGTCATGTGCCTGATCGGCGGTATGCAGGCGTTCTTTGGCCCCATCCTGGGCGCTGTGATTGTCACCTTCATCTCCACCCAGGTCTCTATCCTGACCAACTACTACCAGTTCATTCTGGGCGCTATCATTGTGTTCTGCGTTCTGTTCCTGCAGAACGGCCTGCTGCGCGACGATGTGACCCGCAACCTAGATGAGCCTGAAACCAACAAAAAGGAGACTGCCAAAAAATGA
- a CDS encoding branched-chain amino acid ABC transporter permease, with product MTVSFFFQTLITGISNGMVAYLMVAGVSLIISGMNMVNFGQGAFYVLGTYLTYTIAAKLGFVPALFIVPLIVAGIGYFVEKATRPLFGKNMLYIMLLTYGVAYMVCDMMVMIWGYSIRLLALPKFLQGGVQMFGISFPIYYLFEIAVSAAIAFAFWFMINKTKLGMLTRAIISDRPMVANLGVNVNQMFSILFMIGIGIAGLGGVLNAPVTGQSPKEGLSVFGNVMPILVIGGLRNMDGCLPAALLVGLVNAFGAIYLPQYYNVLPAALMVIAMAINPQGLFTKKEGR from the coding sequence ATGACAGTATCATTCTTTTTCCAAACGCTGATCACTGGTATCAGCAACGGCATGGTGGCCTACCTCATGGTGGCTGGTGTATCCTTGATCATCAGCGGCATGAACATGGTCAACTTCGGCCAGGGCGCGTTCTACGTTCTGGGTACCTACCTTACTTATACCATCGCCGCAAAGCTTGGCTTTGTACCCGCACTTTTCATCGTACCGCTCATTGTGGCTGGTATTGGTTACTTTGTTGAGAAAGCTACCCGTCCACTGTTTGGTAAAAACATGCTGTATATTATGCTGCTGACCTACGGCGTTGCCTACATGGTCTGCGACATGATGGTTATGATCTGGGGCTACAGCATCCGCCTGCTGGCGCTGCCCAAGTTCCTGCAGGGCGGCGTCCAGATGTTCGGCATCAGCTTCCCCATCTACTACCTGTTCGAGATCGCTGTTTCCGCCGCTATTGCGTTTGCTTTCTGGTTCATGATCAATAAGACCAAGCTTGGCATGCTGACCCGCGCTATCATCAGTGACCGTCCCATGGTTGCCAATCTGGGCGTCAACGTCAACCAAATGTTCAGCATCCTGTTCATGATCGGTATCGGCATCGCTGGTTTGGGTGGCGTCCTGAACGCCCCCGTCACCGGCCAGAGCCCCAAAGAAGGCTTGTCCGTCTTCGGCAACGTTATGCCCATCCTTGTCATCGGCGGTCTGCGCAATATGGATGGCTGCCTGCCTGCTGCACTGCTTGTCGGCCTGGTCAATGCTTTCGGTGCCATCTATCTGCCGCAGTACTACAATGTTCTGCCCGCTGCTCTGATGGTCATTGCCATGGCAATCAACCCGCAGGGTCTGTTTACCAAAAAGGAGGGCCGTTGA
- a CDS encoding ABC transporter substrate-binding protein, with amino-acid sequence MKKIISLALAAALTASLAGCASSDAASTASSTAPATSTAESTADGSASSGDTIKIGVLTDRSSAAAATVTWAEAGAILALEEENEAGGLNGKQFELVYRDTASDSANVAQKATELVNEGCIAILGPKSDGEAPTGATWAEENKFPMVTPCTMNTRVTIENASKYMFSCGFVAWPIAKMNAKYAADQGYNSAFFIGNDGGASGDSRDFFYYELGDGFQNLGSNQVSSNSTEFSTIISSVVGKDPDVIIGAVAGPNFVSLVNQGQQFGLWDICDYLGWYTCDSTNTQSLAEAGNYPYGKVHGVDLWPFWMDEIDGNAEFVQRYSEIGKEYFDKDILPSDMGYTWYVGIKAICEAAKTTADDLSPEAMTNALSTVHFSTLYGDDLYFRDFDHTMAHAYYYVTAVEDTTGKWSIPVGDVYAVYEGDEMLPTKEEMEEYASKNNYTFTDLSAK; translated from the coding sequence ATGAAAAAAATTATTTCCCTGGCCTTGGCAGCCGCTTTGACGGCCAGCCTCGCAGGCTGCGCATCTTCCGATGCAGCCAGCACCGCCAGCTCCACGGCTCCGGCAACCTCTACTGCCGAGTCCACTGCTGACGGCTCCGCTTCCAGCGGCGATACCATCAAGATCGGCGTCCTGACCGACCGCTCTTCCGCTGCAGCCGCTACCGTTACCTGGGCTGAGGCTGGTGCTATCCTGGCCTTGGAAGAAGAGAACGAGGCTGGCGGCCTGAACGGCAAGCAGTTCGAACTGGTCTACCGTGATACCGCTTCCGACTCCGCCAACGTTGCCCAGAAGGCTACCGAACTGGTCAACGAAGGCTGCATCGCTATCCTGGGACCCAAGTCCGATGGCGAGGCTCCCACCGGTGCAACTTGGGCCGAGGAGAACAAGTTCCCCATGGTCACTCCCTGCACCATGAACACCCGCGTTACCATTGAGAATGCTTCCAAGTACATGTTCTCCTGCGGTTTCGTTGCATGGCCCATCGCCAAGATGAACGCCAAATATGCCGCTGACCAGGGCTATAACAGCGCATTTTTCATCGGCAACGATGGCGGAGCTTCCGGCGACAGCCGTGACTTCTTCTACTATGAGCTGGGCGATGGCTTCCAGAACCTCGGCTCCAACCAGGTTTCCAGCAACTCTACTGAGTTCTCCACCATCATCTCCTCTGTCGTTGGTAAGGATCCCGATGTTATCATCGGTGCCGTTGCAGGCCCCAACTTCGTTTCTCTGGTCAACCAGGGCCAGCAGTTCGGCCTGTGGGATATCTGCGACTACCTCGGCTGGTACACCTGCGACTCCACCAACACCCAGTCTCTGGCTGAAGCTGGCAACTATCCTTATGGTAAGGTTCACGGCGTTGACCTGTGGCCTTTCTGGATGGATGAGATCGACGGCAATGCTGAGTTCGTCCAGCGCTACTCCGAGATCGGCAAAGAGTACTTCGACAAAGACATTCTGCCCTCTGACATGGGCTACACCTGGTACGTTGGCATCAAGGCAATCTGCGAAGCTGCCAAGACAACTGCTGATGACCTGAGTCCCGAGGCTATGACCAACGCCCTGAGCACCGTCCACTTCAGCACCCTGTACGGTGATGACCTGTACTTCCGTGATTTCGACCATACCATGGCTCACGCTTACTACTACGTCACCGCTGTTGAGGACACCACCGGCAAGTGGAGCATCCCCGTTGGCGATGTCTACGCTGTCTACGAAGGCGACGAAATGCTGCCCACCAAGGAAGAGATGGAGGAGTACGCTTCCAAGAACAACTACACCTTCACCGACCTGAGCGCGAAGTAA